One Excalfactoria chinensis isolate bCotChi1 chromosome 13, bCotChi1.hap2, whole genome shotgun sequence genomic window, gtttttttgttgttgtttgtttgtttgttttgattttgttttttttttttttagaggtaggctactggttgggctgcggttggacttgatgatcgtcaaggtcttttccaacctgagtaattctatgattctatgattctataagagTTTACCTCTCAGATTCTCAGAATCCCACCTCTGTGACCCAAACAACCATTTTTCTACTCTTATAAAGCTGCCTGGAAGCTCTTTTCCAGTTAGACTATCGTAGTTCATCTCTGCAGTGATTACCCAGAATTGTGACATTCTATGAGAGagcattcctttcttctgtgcagcATCAGCTACCACTTCAGTCCAAGGCAGACTGGCACTTGCATCCTCTTGCCTTGTAAGAGGACCAGGAAAACCCATCTCATAAATATGTGGATGAGAGGCTGGTGCAATTGCAGGAATTCCAGGGTTTTTGTGACACGAGGTGATTTAATTGGCACCTGgcctgatggctgcagatgggttccatctgtctcaaaaggaaaagtggaTCCCTAGCCTAGGAGCtgggctttaaactaggtatgaagggggaAAGGGATGAAACGAGGTTTGCTAGATGAGCCTGAGGGAGCAATGATGGGTTTGGGGGGGAGGCCAGTGACTCAGCTGAGTCCTCTACACCAATGCACAaagcatgggcaacaagcaggaggagctggaagccattgTGCATCAGGCAAACTGTGAGGCAAGGAAGAAGGGGCATAAGGGCTCTATAAGAGTGTGTTGCTGAGTTTGGGCCTGGGAATAATAAGGTTGAGTCCATGTGGATCAAGGGGAAAGCCAACCAAGCTGACAACCTTGTGGCGGTCTGTTATAGACCACCTAACCAGGATGAATCAATGGACGAGGCGCtctatgagcagctggcagaatttGTTCCCATGGGGGACTTGGACTTCCCCGATCtatgctgaaaatacagaacggtgcacaagcagcagcctgggaggtttctagagtgtgAGGAAGATGTGTGCCCCAGaacggggctgcagctgccagcctggcctCCTCCACGGTGTGCGTTGGAAACGTTGCGCCCCGCTGGAGTCGGGGCCAGAACCCAGCTCAGCATGAACCGGGCTGCGGGGAGGAAGGAATGGGttgggtgctggggaagggaagccCGTGGATCCAGGCCCTAAAGCTGCCCACCTcgggaaaggcagagaagaaccaaaCTGACAGTGGCATAAGGGAATGAAGTTTTATTGAGATGGATTCAGGTGATATTGGataggattagggttagggtttgggGTTGGAGATTGTATTGGAGCGTGAAGACGGCAGCTCTCACGGCTTCAGCAGGGCCGGCCGGTGATGTGCTGGGCCCGACGTGGTACCCGGGAGTAGCTccgcccctgggctggccctcgccGCCTGGACCGGCTGGTGCGGCGTCTTCGGGGCTGGCTGTCGGTGTCCGCAGCCCGGCGATGGAGAGGCGAGCGGCTGCGAGTGCGGGCCCGCCCCGGATGTCTGGATGGGCTTCCATCGGCCGCTGgggaagccctggaggaccccggtgctgccggtgtgctggagctgcgggtgcagctctgagcacctggggttgCCGTCGGCCCGCTCCCACGGTGTCTCTGGGGCCGGCTCGCAGATTCTGGGGCCCGGCGCCGCAACGGAGAGCGGCTTCTTGTCCGGGcccgctgtccctgcctgcacctgagGTTGGtagagtctgtgctgctctcggccatcagagcagcactgtgggttctCCCACGGCGTCCCCGGGACTCATTCAAGATGTTTTCATCCCGGCGCAGACGTGCAGGGATTCTCCTGCGGTCCGTCCTGCTCTGGATGGACAGGccgctgctctcaggcacacaggAACGGTGATCTGGCCCTGATGGTGCCTGGCTGGAGGTgccggagctgctgctctctggtgacacaGAGCTCTCCGatggctgcagtccctgctggctggtgtTGCTGAGGCCAGCAAGAGCTGAGCTGGTGCCGgaggctgtaaggggaggcaggaaggtgagcaggatggaatTCCAGCCACGGGGTGGAACTGGCTCCCGTTTGTCCCGGGCTGGAGGGATTTGAGCAAGGccgctctgagcagccgctgccaggcctcgcctggcccagcccagcagcacgcggctgtttgcctcttaccggtgccctctccagcacagctgtcGCACTCCCAGCTGGTTGTGTCCTGACTCAAGTTGGAGCAGAGTCGGTGTGTGCCttgtgcagcacaggagctgcagaggagcagctgccagggccTGTGGAAAGCAACGGGTTGTGGCCGTGAGCACAACgtgccctgagccagggagtgcccggcacagctctggtgctcagtctgtgctcccccagcctgtggtgaggctgcgatgccacgcagagccccagagggcagctgagctcactcacccctctcctAACTGCTCCCTGCCAAGGGGGTAAAGGCAGTCGCTGGCATCGCAGCGTCGGTGCCGATCTCCCAGTGCTGCATAGGCATTGTTGTCCTCCCATGTTGGATTTCTgccagagaagggagggaatgtgatgagcactCACTGGCCCAGAACTGAAACTAACCCAtgaaatccatccatcccctTCCACCTTATCGCTGGTTCCAACTTCCCAATGATGCTGTGGCCCATGTTAATGGCTGCCAAGGGCCAGGCATCTCAAGAGCTGTctgaaggacaccaacctgaaTGGGATTCGGATCCCCATAGTGAGCATTTCTGGAATAAGTGAGTTCCAGTCTCGGCACAGGGGGCACTGGAAGCAGTAAATCCCTGCGCTTAGTGcctgttcctgcagcagaaacacaagcagtgtgggtgtgagccaggcctggtgctgctgagcgcctgcGGTGCCGCAGGtcgaggggagggctcctacctggatgcaggcccggtggaaccaggcgtgttggcaggctgggcacaccatggtgccgTACGACCTGCTGTCATCTACGGGTTCCATGCAAATGATGCAGGTCGTGTTCAGCTCcggtgctgcctgcactgcctgctgcgggcggtgctcccagcagaaggccctgggggaagatggaagggacgggcgaggtgagaagggctgcgaggagggcagaggaccgggaaggagccccaggccttggctctggctctgtcaggctgctctgctgggaggtTCACAGCGCGTTCCTCGCTGCtgtggctggtgctgacagcagggttggaggcCACAGGCCGCACCTGGCAGCTCTTACCTGTAGCGGTTGAAGTGCTGGGTGACACACTGACCCTCTGAGGCACAGGGGAGGTGGAAGCTCCGCTCACAGTCCAGGTCTGCGCAGATAATGGTGGCCCCCGAACTGCCACAgacgaagcagagctggaaagagcagagcagcccccatcagctgcaggctcagggccgacgcagcgggccccgcacctctgggcagggcgcaggatgtgggcagggctgggtggcactctgcagagctgcctggtgaacagggctggtctgcaagagcaggaatgtctcctggagctgggaggaggggctgggattgctttcttgggaccagGCTAAGCTCTGCTGGCACCAAGCTCCCTGTTCCGGTTCAGTGctcaccctctgctctgcctccctcaCTGTGCGTCTCAAGTCTTCAAAACGAAAACAGGCACTTCTGTTATCTGTTCCTGGTAGACAAAGACCACTGGCAAATACCTGTACAAGAGGAAAGAGTGTGACCTTGTTGTGGCAGAAAGGAGAGGACCATTACTTGGAGGAAGGAGTCAGGAGGGAACTCACCACACAGAAACTATGGAAGTAGAATCCATCTCCCTCGCGTCTGCGTCCAAGTATGGTCGAATACTCGTCCACTCGGCCACAGAGCacgcatgctggagaggagagagtaacaGCAGTGAGCACCTTGCAGGGCCAGGTGCCccctgggctgctctgtgccggctgtgccagctgaggggcaggaCCACAGGCCGTGCATGCAGGGATACttggctctcacctggctcttccGAGCCGGCAGCCTCCTGTGTCTCCGCACACGCCGTGCGCGTCGACCGAAACCAAGTGCAGAGTTTCTGTCCCATCGCTGATGGTCCTCGTCCTCTGCGTGCAaacctatgggagaagagggacgAGGCTGAGTTGGCGGCTCAGGCCCCCGAGCGCTGGGGAACCGGcctccctccctgggcagcctcaggcagccccttcctccctgctcacctcaccaagtcgCACTGAGCTCGGACTGAGCCCCGCAGCCTCAGCCCTGTTCCTCAGCCCGCGCGTCACAATGGCCGTTCCATTTGATGTCATTCTTGGGTGCCCTCAGCCCTGTGAGGTGTGATGGCGTCACAGAGGGTGGCACggtaacagcagcacagctgcaggctcagctcGGTGTCGCCTGGTCGAGCTCCGCCCAGCGCCGTTGTGGGTGGTCATGCACCACGTCTAGATGCCCTTGGCCATGAGGGAATGGTGCTGCAGTTGTAGAagaaggggctgcagggaggaggcGTCTCTTGCAGCCAGCGCACAGTGAGGGGCCCGGTGCCGGACGCAGCCCTGCTGGAACCCGGCGTGTTGGTGCTGCCGAAGGCACCGGGCGGCACATCCACCCTCCTGGCCCCACCTGAACGCTACGGGGCCTGTGGCTCCAGCAGTGTCCCAGTCGAGCGTTTACGTCTTGCCGTGATGTTCTccaggctctgcctgtgggCTGTTGCCCGCTGATAGTTGTACCACTCACTGCAATAAacgactcacagaatcacagaatctctctggttggcaaagacctctaCGATCACCGAGTCCCACTGAccaccccccagctgcccacgtccctcagggccacatccccACGCTTCTGGAGCGCCTCCATGGACGCTGACTCCCCCAGCTCCCAGGGCAGCTGTGCCGGTGCCCGACCGCTCTTTCAGCACAGATgttcttcctgacatccaacGGGGACCTCCCCTGCTGCCATGTGAAGCCGTTCCCTCTGGTCCCATCGCTGTTAGCTGGGAGAAGAGTCCGACCCCCACCTGGCAACAGCCTCCTAAAGCCAACATCTTGTGTGGGGAAGCCttgcactggcacagactggaTCTGATTAATTAACAGAACGCACACCGTGTCCTCAgccagtgctcagcagctcagttGTAGTAAACTGAGCGCATCCCGGCCATGTATGGATGTTACCTTTAGAACAACCCTGTGAAAGCATCATCTCCATAGGGATAGGGAAATATAAGCAGAGTGAATGAAGTTATTTGCCCAAAAACAACAGAGGGAATCGTGGACACAGTTGTGGTCTCCTCTCCGTTAGACTGCACTGCTTCTGGAATTAGCACATCTCTGCCTGGGTGCTAAAACCAAATGGAGCTCCTGGACAAATGAGTGAGGAGCTTCCAGGACCTCAGCCTTGAATTAGAAAGATTCACATTTGAAAGATTCACATTTCTAAATCTGTTGCATGGCTTTACTGTCCAGTTTTGgacacctcagcacaagaaagacatggaggtactggagcaggtccagagaagagcaacgaggctcatgaaggcttggagaatcagccctatgaggagaggctaaggaagctggggctgtttagtctgaggaagaggaggctgaggggagaccttattgccgtctgccagtacctgaaaggttcttacagtgagagtggggcaggtctcttctcactagtgacatgtgacaggacgaggggaaatggcctcaagttgcgccagggcaagtttaggttggatattaggaagaacttctttacagaaagggtggttaggtactggaatgggctccccagggaggtggttgaatcgccatccctggatgtgtttaagagacgtttggatgtggtactcagggatatgatttagcagaggtttgttgttgtggtgttgttttgtgtgtgttttgtttgtttgtttgtttgtttgtttttaagagattggctactggttaggctgcggtaGAATAAGAAAATAACCAATTATCTTTCACACTTTAATTaacatttgtaaatattttattttgtgcattCAAAGCCAATGTTATTGGATAGATTGAATATTGCTTTCTGATATTCCTTTTCATCATAGTTCCTTTCAGCAGTATATAAAGACACACCGGAAGTGACTTCTTGGTTCATTAAGTTCAGTCCCTCTGCAATGGTATCATATAAACTTTTTCATTAGCCTACCAAGTTCTATCTTCAGATGAAAAGATTTATTGCCACTCTACTCCAGCAGGAAGAATCCGTAGCATCAGTCCTTTTGATCAAACACCTACTAATTTTTATCCTAAATTTATTCAAAGACAGCTAAAATTTCTGGAGTTTTCCTAAGTGGTTcctcaatatttattttgaaataatcaTCTTCTCTGGTTTTGCTAGACTAAGCAAATGTTCTTACTTTTTGCTCCTCATAAAGAGAGCTTCCTTATGACTGTTTTCCTCCATAACAGAGCTAATTGGGTTTGACTGCTGAGTTCAGTATAGAAATAA contains:
- the LOC140258088 gene encoding uncharacterized protein; translation: MAPSRRKVTARKDVETQTEVPSTGRRKAAARRSVKTQTEVHKRHASVQVTGCSECHSLALEVPVDGSCACFRCDQINDLLSMVVCLKEEVERLRSIKDSENEIDWWCQALLASGSRNIAEAPQGACPPRLPHKQVIERSMQTDGAPATVRPQPSPTPSNSNEELRGVGLLAEPLSYSSRSDQNSLREKDGWKQIPARRAGYPRPRPCSVPQVPLQNRFEALEPVEEVSVDVEAGPSVREPRGNTKTILFSSCIETDEYYKDSIDISHNKACNNSVSVQTRFARRGRGPSAMGQKLCTWFRSTRTACAETQEAAGSEEPACVLCGRVDEYSTILGRRREGDGFYFHSFCVLCFVCGSSGATIICADLDCERSFHLPCASEGQCVTQHFNRYRAFCWEHRPQQAVQAAPELNTTCIICMEPVDDSRSYGTMVCPACQHAWFHRACIQEQALSAGIYCFQCPLCRDWNSLIPEMLTMGIRIPFRNPTWEDNNAYAALGDRHRRCDASDCLYPLGREQLGEGPWQLLLCSSCAAQGTHRLCSNLSQDTTSWECDSCAGEGTASGTSSALAGLSNTSQQGLQPSESSVSPESSSSGTSSQAPSGPDHRSCVPESSGLSIQSRTDRRRIPARLRRDENILNESRGRRGRTHSAALMAESSTDSTNLRCRQGQRARTRSRSPLRRRAPESASRPQRHRGSGPTATPGAQSCTRSSSTPAAPGSSRASPAADGSPSRHPGRARTRSRSPLHRRAADTDSQPRRRRTSRSRRRGPAQGRSYSRVPRRAQHITGRPC